In Dolichospermum flos-aquae CCAP 1403/13F, the following proteins share a genomic window:
- a CDS encoding DNA phosphorothioation-associated putative methyltransferase yields MVQPDNIRNAVAENPPTFHSIDLNSINQYCQNNPVGKILPDAFYIHILALHTLDPWLQEYENRARTCTERTCTERSRSSRTSALLKVQSATLVKFSTNKPKISYLFYPDFDTDPHPALQASIQVDVETLEVGYRDYSDSENPPILHRKETFVTPEYPLYQEFAALTRAQVALGLLNHTRGIGTKLGWEQRLQVFGVEVQGHSLIKRESSSTITNIVPKIERHKAAIIRPDLSRPVRLALESSLFSPETTFFDYGCGHGGDVTRIAEQGYTSYGWDPYYSAHTPRIAADIVNIGFVINVIEHQSERREALIQAWELTQKVLLVAAQVLISDIKRGVIAYGDGIITNRNTFQKYYEQEELKIYIDQVLGVDAIPVALGVYFVFRDDAEAELFRASRFRSRATTPRIRLCVKQFEEHQELLTPLMNFLTERGRMPIKGELPQAAEIAEEFGSLRRAFNVIIQATDTEEWQAIADKRRQDLMVYLALCNFSRRPRLGQLSPAVQEDIIGLYSSYKQACLDADQMLRSLGNTELIIKRCQESKVGKKLPNSLWVHISALQAVDPLLRLYEGCASRTLGRLEEANVIKFHLKTPKISYLFYPDFDINPHPILSKVMTIDLRDLHVTYQDYDLEDDPPILHQIDALVTSDYPQYEKFAKLTRQEEDRGLLDNWHSISHVSGWKKCLKENCTVIDGYRLFWAKDADAYKLKALKAALRTRQRRKNISNESQRHGEEE; encoded by the coding sequence ATGGTTCAACCTGATAACATAAGGAATGCAGTTGCGGAAAACCCCCCAACGTTTCATTCTATTGATCTAAATAGTATAAATCAATATTGCCAAAACAATCCTGTTGGCAAAATTTTACCTGATGCGTTTTACATTCATATTTTAGCCTTACATACTCTTGACCCTTGGCTTCAGGAATATGAAAACCGCGCCCGTACTTGTACTGAGCGAACTTGTACTGAGCGTAGTCGAAGTAGTCGAACTAGTGCCTTACTTAAAGTTCAGTCTGCAACTTTAGTTAAATTTAGCACGAATAAACCCAAGATTTCCTATCTATTTTATCCTGATTTTGATACTGATCCTCATCCGGCTTTACAAGCTAGTATTCAGGTTGACGTAGAAACTCTAGAAGTTGGTTATCGGGATTACAGCGATTCGGAAAATCCCCCCATTCTGCACCGCAAAGAAACTTTTGTAACTCCAGAATATCCCCTCTATCAAGAGTTTGCAGCTTTAACTCGCGCTCAAGTCGCTTTAGGTTTACTTAATCATACTAGGGGAATTGGTACTAAGTTGGGTTGGGAACAACGGCTACAAGTTTTTGGGGTGGAGGTACAAGGACATAGCTTGATTAAACGCGAAAGCAGTTCTACAATTACAAATATAGTTCCCAAAATAGAACGCCACAAAGCCGCTATTATTCGTCCTGATTTATCCCGTCCTGTGCGTTTAGCCTTGGAATCGAGCTTATTTAGTCCAGAAACTACCTTTTTTGATTATGGTTGTGGACATGGTGGAGACGTTACCCGCATTGCTGAACAGGGTTATACAAGTTATGGCTGGGACCCTTATTATTCTGCACATACACCGAGAATCGCTGCGGATATTGTGAATATTGGTTTTGTGATTAATGTCATTGAGCATCAAAGCGAGCGCCGGGAAGCTTTAATTCAAGCTTGGGAACTGACTCAAAAGGTGCTGTTAGTAGCCGCCCAAGTGTTGATATCTGATATTAAGCGGGGTGTAATTGCTTATGGCGATGGCATTATCACGAATCGTAACACATTTCAGAAATATTATGAACAAGAAGAATTAAAAATTTACATTGACCAAGTATTAGGAGTTGACGCAATTCCTGTGGCTTTGGGGGTTTATTTTGTGTTTCGAGATGATGCTGAAGCGGAGTTATTTCGCGCTTCTCGGTTTCGTTCCCGGGCGACTACTCCCAGAATCCGTCTTTGTGTAAAACAGTTTGAGGAACATCAGGAATTATTAACGCCTTTGATGAATTTTCTGACGGAACGGGGAAGAATGCCTATTAAGGGAGAATTACCTCAAGCAGCGGAAATTGCTGAGGAATTTGGGAGTTTACGCCGGGCTTTTAATGTCATTATACAGGCAACTGACACAGAAGAATGGCAAGCGATCGCTGACAAACGCCGTCAAGATTTGATGGTTTATTTAGCGCTGTGCAATTTTAGCCGTCGTCCCCGATTAGGACAATTATCCCCAGCAGTCCAAGAGGACATAATTGGTTTATATAGTAGTTATAAACAAGCTTGTTTAGATGCTGACCAAATGTTACGCAGCTTGGGAAATACAGAACTCATTATTAAACGCTGTCAAGAAAGCAAGGTTGGTAAAAAATTACCTAATTCCCTTTGGGTGCATATTTCCGCACTACAAGCAGTTGACCCTTTATTACGCCTGTATGAAGGTTGCGCTAGTCGGACTCTGGGAAGATTAGAAGAAGCAAATGTGATTAAATTCCATCTGAAAACACCGAAGATTTCTTATTTATTTTATCCTGATTTTGATATTAATCCTCATCCCATTTTATCAAAAGTGATGACAATTGATTTGCGAGATTTGCACGTTACTTATCAGGATTATGATTTAGAAGATGATCCACCAATCTTACACCAAATAGATGCTTTAGTTACTTCTGATTATCCCCAATATGAGAAATTTGCTAAGTTAACTCGTCAAGAAGAAGATAGAGGACTTTTAGATAATTGGCACAGTATTAGTCATGTTTCTGGCTGGAAAAAATGTTTAAAGGAAAATTGTACTGTTATTGATGGTTATAGGTTATTTTGGGCTAAAGATGCAGATGCTTATAAGTTGAAAGCACTTAAAGCAGCTTTGAGAACTAGACAAAGAAGAAAGAATATTTCTAACGAGTCACAGAGACACGGAGAGGAGGAATAG